A genomic stretch from Cloacibacterium caeni includes:
- a CDS encoding DUF2779 domain-containing protein: protein MKTLSKSRFVSGVQCEKKLWYSYYRKDLQLPTDEQTQAIFDLGHQIGNLAQNRFPNGKDATPEDFSDFSPSIEKTKLWIAEEVETIYEATFTAKNALCMLDILHRMNSEVWAIEVKNSTSVKDYHLTDASLQYFVMKEAGYAPDKFFLMHINNQYIKNGELTDEFFHLEDITDKVLSKQTWVEENLERLLVMLENKQEPNVSIGEHCSSPFACDFVHHCWKDIPENSVFELYRGGNKAWELYEQGILKIEDIEDDFPLTHFQHLQRKGLRNQEQYINKEAIKNMISSWQFPLYFFDFETVFPAIPVLDGTRPYQQVPFQYSLHILEEDGKLSHKEFLAHPEDFSNGKNPLKLLVEQLKQDFGTDGNIVTYNQSFEVARLNELANMFPEDAPFLKNLVSRVVDLLPVFQGGFFLFLFGRHFRLQLPLFFCHNEQNKPNEQ, encoded by the coding sequence ATGAAAACACTTTCTAAATCTCGTTTCGTTTCTGGCGTACAATGCGAAAAAAAACTTTGGTATTCCTATTACCGAAAAGACTTACAACTGCCTACTGATGAACAAACTCAAGCAATTTTTGACCTAGGACATCAGATAGGAAATTTGGCACAAAATAGATTTCCTAATGGTAAAGATGCTACTCCAGAAGATTTTTCGGATTTTTCTCCTTCCATTGAAAAAACCAAACTATGGATTGCAGAAGAGGTAGAAACCATCTACGAAGCTACTTTTACCGCTAAAAATGCACTTTGTATGCTTGATATTTTACATCGAATGAATAGTGAAGTTTGGGCAATAGAAGTAAAAAACAGTACTTCTGTCAAAGATTATCATCTTACCGATGCATCATTGCAATATTTTGTGATGAAAGAAGCGGGTTATGCACCAGATAAGTTTTTTCTGATGCACATTAACAATCAGTACATTAAAAATGGTGAGTTAACAGATGAATTTTTTCATTTGGAAGATATTACAGATAAAGTTTTGTCTAAACAAACTTGGGTAGAAGAAAATTTGGAAAGATTACTTGTAATGTTAGAAAATAAACAGGAACCCAATGTTTCCATCGGTGAACATTGTTCGTCTCCTTTTGCTTGTGATTTCGTACATCATTGTTGGAAAGACATTCCCGAAAATTCTGTTTTTGAATTGTATCGTGGTGGCAATAAAGCATGGGAATTATATGAGCAAGGAATTCTGAAAATTGAAGATATAGAAGATGATTTTCCGCTTACGCATTTTCAACATTTACAAAGAAAAGGATTGAGAAATCAAGAGCAGTACATCAATAAAGAAGCCATTAAGAATATGATTTCTTCTTGGCAGTTTCCCTTATATTTCTTTGATTTTGAAACTGTTTTTCCTGCCATTCCTGTTCTGGACGGAACGAGACCTTATCAGCAAGTTCCGTTTCAGTATTCATTACATATTTTAGAAGAAGATGGCAAACTTTCACACAAAGAATTTTTAGCCCATCCTGAAGATTTTTCTAATGGTAAAAATCCACTGAAATTATTGGTAGAGCAACTCAAGCAAGATTTCGGAACCGATGGAAATATTGTCACATATAATCAGAGTTTTGAAGTGGCAAGATTAAATGAATTGGCAAATATGTTTCCCGAAGATGCTCCGTTTTTAAAAAATTTAGTGAGTAGAGTAGTAGATTTGTTGCCGGTTTTTCAAGGGGGATTTTTTTTGTTTTTATTTGGGCGGCATTTCCGTCTACAGCTCCCGCTTTTTTTCTGTCATAATGAGCAGAATAAACCTAACGAGCAGTAA
- a CDS encoding nucleoid-associated protein — MIFTEETTLEHLCINYVGNQTHQEALVTTDSEVFITDEMKALLKDYFLKNFKPEIFFEFFHSSNIENNEVFTYVSEIFEQPELLENQSKKLAKLLYEHSTNPRTKGGEFYVCFFKDCIVKGERYDAVGLFKSENKDTFLKVSTKNENFELETLQGINLNKVDKGCLIYNTNKEQGYLMSIIDGTSRAETSYWMDDFLQVRQRQDEYFETQETLTLYKEYITKQLPQEFEITKADQADFLNKSLSFFKEKEEFKMEEFTGEVLKDQEVIQSFNAFKTQYEDERDYALSDEFAINDAAVKKNARILKSVIKLDKNFHIYIHGDRKLIQQGQDENGKYYMLYFEEEN; from the coding sequence ATGATTTTCACAGAAGAAACCACACTAGAACATCTTTGCATCAATTACGTAGGAAACCAAACGCATCAAGAAGCTTTGGTAACCACAGATTCAGAAGTTTTCATCACAGATGAGATGAAAGCATTACTCAAAGATTATTTCCTTAAAAATTTTAAACCCGAAATCTTTTTCGAGTTTTTCCATAGTTCTAATATCGAGAATAACGAAGTGTTTACTTACGTTTCAGAGATTTTTGAACAACCAGAATTGTTAGAAAACCAATCCAAAAAATTGGCAAAACTGCTGTACGAACATTCTACCAATCCTAGAACCAAAGGTGGAGAATTCTACGTTTGCTTTTTCAAAGATTGCATCGTAAAAGGCGAAAGATATGACGCAGTTGGACTTTTTAAATCCGAAAATAAAGACACTTTTCTGAAAGTTTCTACCAAAAATGAAAACTTTGAGTTAGAAACCTTACAGGGAATCAATTTGAATAAAGTAGACAAAGGTTGCTTGATTTACAATACCAATAAAGAACAAGGCTATCTCATGTCTATTATTGACGGAACGAGTAGAGCAGAAACCAGTTATTGGATGGACGATTTCTTACAGGTTCGTCAGCGTCAAGACGAATATTTTGAGACGCAAGAAACGCTTACGCTTTACAAAGAATACATCACGAAACAACTTCCGCAGGAATTTGAAATCACCAAAGCCGACCAAGCAGATTTCTTGAATAAATCGTTGAGTTTTTTCAAAGAAAAAGAAGAATTTAAGATGGAAGAATTCACAGGAGAAGTTTTGAAAGACCAAGAAGTCATCCAAAGTTTTAATGCCTTCAAAACACAATACGAAGACGAAAGAGATTATGCTTTGTCAGACGAATTTGCCATCAATGATGCAGCAGTTAAGAAAAACGCTAGAATTTTAAAAAGCGTTATTAAACTAGACAAAAACTTCCATATTTACATTCACGGAGACCGAAAACTCATCCAACAAGGACAAGACGAAAACGGGAAATATTATATGCTGTACTTCGAAGAAGAAAACTAA
- the cysK gene encoding cysteine synthase A: MKVNNVLEVIGNTPLVKLNKIFGSDVEVWMKLERQNPGGSIKDRIALAMIETAEKEGKINKDTLIIEPTSGNTGVGLAMVCAVKGYKLVLVMPESMSVERRKLMSAYGAEFVLTPRELGTNGAVKKAYELASTIENSWIPQQFENDANPEIHKNTTAQEILADFPEGFDFVITGVGTGGHITGVTEVLKEKFPNLKSYAVEPTDSPVLSGGNPGPHPLQGIGAGFVPKVLNSEILEGVIQVEKAEAFDFARKLAAQEGILAGISTGASLAAIAKKLPELPKGAKVLTFNYDTGERYWSVPDLFQENESELK; this comes from the coding sequence ATGAAAGTTAATAATGTACTAGAAGTGATTGGCAACACTCCTTTGGTAAAATTAAATAAGATTTTCGGGAGTGATGTAGAAGTGTGGATGAAACTAGAACGCCAAAATCCTGGTGGAAGCATCAAAGACAGAATTGCTCTTGCGATGATAGAAACGGCGGAAAAAGAAGGAAAAATTAATAAAGATACCTTGATTATAGAACCTACTTCGGGAAACACAGGTGTAGGTTTGGCAATGGTTTGCGCGGTAAAAGGTTACAAATTAGTTTTGGTAATGCCAGAATCTATGTCTGTAGAGCGCAGAAAACTCATGTCTGCTTATGGCGCTGAATTTGTTTTAACTCCAAGAGAATTAGGAACGAATGGAGCGGTGAAAAAAGCCTACGAATTGGCTTCTACAATTGAAAATTCATGGATTCCACAGCAATTTGAAAATGATGCAAATCCAGAAATTCATAAAAATACCACTGCTCAAGAAATTTTGGCAGATTTCCCAGAAGGATTTGACTTTGTGATTACAGGTGTGGGAACTGGCGGTCATATTACAGGCGTAACCGAAGTTCTGAAAGAAAAATTCCCGAATCTGAAAAGTTATGCCGTAGAACCTACAGATTCACCTGTTTTAAGTGGTGGAAATCCTGGTCCGCATCCTTTGCAAGGAATTGGCGCTGGTTTTGTACCAAAAGTTTTGAATTCTGAAATCCTAGAGGGTGTAATTCAAGTAGAAAAAGCAGAAGCTTTTGATTTTGCTAGAAAATTAGCTGCTCAAGAAGGAATTTTAGCAGGAATTTCTACTGGTGCTTCTCTTGCTGCAATTGCGAAGAAATTGCCAGAATTACCAAAAGGCGCTAAAGTTTTGACCTTTAATTATGACACTGGTGAAAGATATTGGTCAGTTCCAGATTTGTTTCAAGAAAATGAATCTGAATTGAAATAA
- the epsC gene encoding serine O-acetyltransferase EpsC gives MENFLKHLQDGYSNRKYDLDKKKIETFIDDFFRFVFFLELQRCASEDEIANRLQQFKIDFIKILYSVFDDKEKATACGEYFFTKFPEIYKTLEKDAAFALENDPAATSVEEVTFSYPGFYAITIYRLAHELQLEKIPLIPRIWTELAHSKTGIDIHPGATIGSPFFIDHGTGIVIGETSEIGNGVKIYQGVTLGALSVSKEIANTKRHPTIENGVVIYANATILGGETVIGENSIIGGNVWITDSLPKNSVVFHKGQVTVRNKFPGDEPINYFI, from the coding sequence ATGGAAAATTTTTTGAAGCATTTACAAGACGGATATTCTAACAGAAAATATGATTTAGACAAAAAGAAAATCGAAACCTTTATCGATGATTTTTTCAGATTCGTGTTTTTTCTAGAGCTTCAAAGATGTGCTTCAGAAGATGAAATCGCCAATAGATTACAACAATTTAAAATAGATTTTATCAAGATTCTGTATTCTGTTTTTGATGACAAAGAAAAAGCCACAGCATGTGGAGAATATTTTTTTACCAAATTCCCAGAAATCTATAAAACTTTAGAAAAAGACGCTGCTTTTGCACTAGAAAATGACCCAGCTGCAACCTCTGTAGAAGAAGTCACTTTTTCTTATCCCGGTTTTTATGCAATTACGATTTACAGATTGGCTCACGAATTGCAACTGGAAAAAATTCCGTTGATTCCTAGAATTTGGACAGAATTGGCGCACAGCAAAACAGGAATAGACATTCATCCAGGAGCTACCATTGGTTCGCCATTCTTCATCGATCATGGTACGGGAATTGTAATAGGTGAAACCTCAGAAATTGGAAATGGTGTGAAAATTTATCAAGGAGTTACTTTGGGAGCGCTTTCTGTTTCTAAAGAAATTGCCAATACCAAAAGACATCCTACCATAGAAAACGGTGTAGTTATTTATGCGAATGCTACCATTTTAGGAGGAGAAACCGTGATTGGCGAGAACAGCATCATCGGTGGAAACGTTTGGATTACAGACAGCCTACCGAAAAATTCGGTGGTTTTTCACAAAGGTCAAGTTACGGTGAGAAATAAATTTCCAGGTGATGAACCGATTAACTACTTTATTTGA
- a CDS encoding malate dehydrogenase has protein sequence MKVTVVGAGAVGASCAEYIAMKNFCSEVVLVDIKEGFAEGKAMDLMQTASLNGFDTKITGTTGDYSKTAGSDVAVITSGIPRKPGMTREELIGINAGIVKDVTANLVKHSPNVTIIVVSNPMDTMAYLVHKTSGLPKHKIIGMGGALDSARFKYRLAEALEAPISDVDGMVIAAHSDTGMLPLLSKATRNGVPVTSFLSEEQQAYVVEETKVGGATLTKLLGTSAWYAPGAAVSVMVQAIACDQKKMIPCSLMLDGEYGQSDICLGVPAIIGKNGVEKIVEIELTEAEKEKFATAAAAVREVNGDLKF, from the coding sequence ATGAAAGTAACTGTAGTTGGAGCAGGAGCTGTAGGTGCATCTTGCGCAGAATATATTGCTATGAAAAACTTCTGTTCAGAAGTAGTTTTAGTAGATATTAAAGAAGGTTTTGCTGAAGGTAAAGCAATGGATTTAATGCAAACTGCTTCTTTGAATGGTTTTGATACTAAAATTACGGGAACAACTGGTGATTATAGTAAAACTGCCGGTTCAGATGTAGCGGTAATTACTTCTGGTATTCCTAGAAAACCAGGAATGACTAGAGAAGAGTTAATCGGTATCAATGCAGGAATTGTAAAAGATGTAACGGCTAACTTAGTAAAACATTCTCCTAATGTAACCATTATCGTGGTTTCTAACCCAATGGATACTATGGCTTACCTAGTTCACAAAACTTCTGGTTTACCAAAACATAAAATCATTGGAATGGGAGGTGCTCTAGATTCTGCAAGATTCAAGTACAGATTAGCAGAAGCTTTAGAAGCTCCAATTTCTGATGTAGACGGAATGGTAATTGCAGCACACTCAGATACAGGTATGCTTCCTTTATTGTCTAAAGCAACTAGAAATGGTGTTCCTGTAACTTCTTTCTTATCTGAAGAACAACAAGCGTATGTAGTAGAAGAAACTAAAGTAGGAGGTGCTACATTAACTAAATTATTAGGAACTTCAGCTTGGTATGCACCAGGTGCAGCAGTTTCTGTAATGGTTCAAGCAATTGCTTGTGACCAAAAGAAAATGATTCCTTGTTCACTTATGTTAGACGGAGAATACGGACAATCTGACATTTGTTTAGGTGTTCCTGCGATTATCGGTAAAAATGGAGTAGAAAAAATCGTAGAAATTGAATTGACTGAAGCAGAAAAAGAAAAATTTGCAACTGCAGCAGCAGCGGTAAGAGAAGTAAACGGAGATTTAAAATTCTAA